The DNA window CCCAAATCCGAGGCCCTGGGCATGAAGGACTGCATTAACGCCCTGCTCGCCAGGCTGGGCTTGAAGCTCAACGTAGGCGACCCTAGGAGCGGAAGCATCGCCGGCGTGCCCCTCACTTGGCGCCTGACGGCCGGCGACGACGTGCTGCTGGTGGAGGCGGGGGTCGGCCAGACCGATCAGGATGGGTCGGAAGCGTTCGCCGTGCTGGGCAAACCCCAGGCCAGGAACCTGGACGCCGACGCGAAGCGCGTCAGCAAGCAGGCGGCGGTGGCGGTGCGGTTCGACCTGCGGCCGTACGCCCTGCTCGGCACCACCCCCGGCCCCGGCGGCCCTCTGACGGCGCCGGAGGTCCTGCTAGATCTCACCTACGGGTACGAGGTGACGTATCCCTTCGAGGTTGTGGATTGGGAAGGCGGGGGCGGGTGGATCGGAACGGTCACGTACACGGAGACCAGGCACGCACAGACTTCCGTGGGGGGTCCCGACAGCCACTATGAGACCGAGTCCACCAGCACCCTCCGCCTCGTTGCGGAAGCGGGTGAAACGACGATGCAGGACATCACCATCGACGACAGGACCTTCGTCACCGTGGTGGCCACTGTGCGCGGCGAGTACTCCAGGCAGTTTCGGTCCAGGGGCCGGCATCGTACCTACTGCGGCGCGAATGCGGGTGGCTGGCGCACCCTGAACTCCGTCATGGATGAGACGGTAAGCGGTTCGGGATCGGCGCCGGGGTACATCAGGATCACCCTGACGCAGGAGAGAGCCACCATCCACGCCGGCTCCGAGGGGAGCTTCCCCGCGCCAGGACGGAAGGTCGGCCGGGCGGAGGGCTGCCCCAGGGATTCGACGGTTCAGCAGGACCTTCAGGAGACGGTGAGGCTCGACATCGGGCTCATCGATATGATCAGAGATCCTCGCTCTCCCGACATCCTGCGGGGGAGCCGCACCAGCACCAGGCGCGAGGGCGAAGCCCGTATCACCTCCACCATGACCTGGGATCTCCGACGCAGGTAGCGCGGCGCGCGATGGGGACGTATATGGCCGATTGCGACCTTCCGGGGATGACACCCGAGCAACTGACGGGCACCGAGGCGCGCGTCCGGCGGGCGTGCGAGCAGGCCGCCGCCGCCGGCGCCGTCATCCGGTACCTGCGCGCGATCTGGGTGCCCGGCGACTGGCGCGTGATGTACCTGTTTCAGGCTCCTGACGCCCCTGCCGTGGAAGCGGTCTGCCGCGCAGCGCACATCCCGTTCCTGCGGGTCGTGGACGCCGTCGAGGGGAGTGGGGCGTAACCTTCGCGTCCAGTGCCGGGCGGGCCCGGCCCGCTACAGAAGTCTTCCCAGCATCCAGAAGCTCCCGGCCAGGACCCGTCCCGCGGCCGGTTCGCCGCCTAGCGTCTCGCGGTCGGCGAAGGCGTGCAGCCGGACACCCTGGATCGTGACCTGCATCCACCAGTACGGTGCGCCCGTGGCCGGGTTGGTGAGCAGGCGGGCCCAGTCGATGGGCGCGCTGAGCATTCCCGTGGCCTCCGTGAATGATGCGACCTCCTCGTCCGCGGCGAAGTGGGCGCTGGAGACGAAGGAGCCCAGGGGCACACGGTAGACCTCGCCGGGGGCGTTCACGTACGCCTGGGGATCGGGGTAGAGGTCGGCTTCGTGGGCCAGGGCGGCGAGCTCGACGGCGTGCACGGAGGGGAAGCGCACCAAGCGGGTCCGGGTCACCGCGTAGTTGACGAGATCGACGCGCAGCGGAAACGCCCCGGAGTAGGGCTCGTCGTCCTCGGTGGGCTCGATCCAGCCGTCGATCCAGCCCGCCAGTTCATCATCGGGATCCTCGCCGGTTCCGGTGACCGCGATCTTGTGCCTCTGCCCGGTGGCGAAGAAGGGCACCGCGCCGGTCACTTCCCCGGCGCGGTTGACAGTGCTCCAGATCTCGGGTCCGGAATCGACGGTCCAGCGGACCAACGCGCTGCCGTCCGCGGCGAGATCCCGCACGCCCGAGGAGGCGGCGCGGCGGGCCAGGGCCCAGTATTCGTCCATGCTGCGCACGGGGAAGCCCACTGCGCTGAAGTGGCTGGACATCGCTCACCTGGTGCGGGCGACCTGCACGACCTCCATGGTCGCCTCCCGCGCCTTGCTATGATAGCACTGCCATGAGGGAGAGCTCCTTTCCTCCAGGGTTCCGCTGGGGGACGGCGACCAGCGCCCACCAGGTGGAGGGCCACAACGTGCACAACGACTGGTGGGCGTGGGAGGCGCAGCGGGGGCGCATCAAGGAGAACGGACGTTCGGGGGCGGCCTGCAACTGGTGGGAACGGGCGGAGGCGGACTTCGACCTGGCGGCGGAGC is part of the Armatimonadota bacterium genome and encodes:
- a CDS encoding DUF4242 domain-containing protein: MGTYMADCDLPGMTPEQLTGTEARVRRACEQAAAAGAVIRYLRAIWVPGDWRVMYLFQAPDAPAVEAVCRAAHIPFLRVVDAVEGSGA